The Streptomyces sp. RKND-216 genomic sequence TCGCCGATCGCGTTGAGCGCGCTGTCGACGTCGCCGGGCACCTCGATCGCATCGACCTTCGGCTTGATGTCGTTCAGCCGTTCTCCTGCGTTGCGCATGGCGATCGAGGTGTGGCTTGCGTACTTGGCGCAGTCGGCGATCTGCCGGCTGATCTTCTGGGCCTTCTTGGCGAACTCGTCCGCGGACTCGCCCTCCCAGTGCTCCAGGATGTGCTTGACGGCCTTGTCGAAGCCGCCTTTGACGCTGTCTCCGCCGCCCACCAGGTGGTCGTGGAGGTGCTTCCACGCGTCGGCGACGCCGAGCACCGTTGCCGGTTTGGCGTCGGCCAGCATCGCCTTCATCGAGTCGATGGTCTCGCCCGTCGCGAACGGAGTCTTCACCTCGCCGGTGAAGCACATGTTCGCCTGCTCGTACTCGAAGCCGAACTGTCCGCCCTGGTCGCTCATCTGCGCCCTCGCCCCCGATCGTTCTCCGCTGCCGGGCCGCTCAGGCCTGGCCGTTGTCCATGCCGTGCTTGGCGTCGTACTCGGCGTTCTGGTAGTTGCCGTGCGCCTTCTTGGTGTTGGTGCCGAAATCGGCGATGACGTCGTTGATGACGCGCACGATCTCCTCGATGTGCGTCTTCATCTCGCCGTGTGCGCCGGTGAGGTCGCGTGCCTCCTGGAAGCCGCCACCGCCCAGGGCGCCGTCGGGCAGGAAGGTGTTGTACTTGCTCTTCGTCACCGACTCGCCCATGGCTGAGGTGACCCGGCCGAGCTTGCGCACGGTCTCCTCGAGTTCGCTGAGGTCGACCCGCATCTCACCCATGTTCGTGCTCCCCCCTGAGTCGTCTGCACGCGCCCAGCCCCTACGGGCTGTCCATGATCGGTCACGGACAAGGATGCCATGGGCGTCCGACACGGGACGAAGCGCGTCAGCCCCGGCGCCCCGAGGGGCGCCGGGGCTGACGGTGCGCCGGTCAGCGCGAGGCGGCCATCTCCTCGCGGAGCGCGTCCACGAAGGAGTCGACGTCGTCCGGGGTGGTGTCGAACGAGCACATCCACCGCACGTCGCCGGCCGTCTCGTCCCAGAAGTAGAAGCGGAAGCGCTTCTGGAGCCGCTCGCTGACGTCGTGCGGGAGCCGGGCGAAGACCGCGTTGGCCTCAACGGCGTAGAGGATCTCCACGCCGGGGACGGCCCGTACGCCGGCGGCCAGGCGCTGGGCCATGGTGTTGGCGTGGCGGGCGTTGCGCAGCCAGAGGTCCTTGGCGAGCAACGCCTCCAGCTGGACGGAGACGAAGCGCATCTTGGACGCGAGCTGCATGGACAGCTTGCGCAGGTGTTTCATCGCCCGCACGGCGTCCGGGTTCAGCACGACGACGGCCTCGCCGAAGAGCATGCCGTTCTTGGTGCCGCCGAAGGAGAGCACGTCCACGCCCGCGGCGTAGGTGAAGGCGCGCATGGGGACGTCGAGGGCGGCGGCGGCGTTGGCGATGCGGGCGCCGTCCAGGTGCACCTTCATGCCGCGTTCGTGCGCGTGGTCGCAGACGGCGCGTATCTCGTCCGGCGTGTACAGCGTGCCGAGCTCGGTGTTCTGGGCGAGGGAGACGACCTGCGGCATGGCGCGGTGCTCGTCGTCCCAGCCGAACGCCTCACGGTCGATCAGCTCGGGGGTGAGCTTGCCGTCCTCGGTCGGCACGGTGAGCAGCTTGAGCCCGCCGACGCGTTCGGGCGCGCCGCACTCGTCGACGTGGATGTGGGCGGTGTCGGCGCAGATCACCGCACCCCAGCGGTCGGTGAGCGCCTGGAGGGCGACCACGTTGGCGCCGGTGCCGTTGAAGACCGGGAAGGTCTCCGCGTACGGGCCGAAGTGCGAGCGCATCAGCTGCTGGAGGTGCGCGGTGTAGGCGTCGCCGCCGTACGCAGTCTGGTGGCCCTCGTTGGCCAGCGCGAGGGCGGCCAGGATCTCCGGGTGCGCGCCGGCGTAGTTGTCGCTGGCGAAGCCGCGCACCGCGGGGTCGTGGTGCCGCTTGGCGTCCGTGGCCGCCCGCGCGGGGGCCGTCACGGCTGGGGTGTGAGCCACAGGCGCTGTCCGTTCACTTCCTCGGTCGGCTGGTTCCAGGTCCCGGCGATGGCGTCTGCCAGGTCGCGGACGTCGGTGAACGTCTTGAACTTGGCGTTCGGCCGTTCCTTGCGCATCTGGTCGTTCACCAGGGCCTTCACGACCAGGATCGCAGCCGCGGCGGGCGGCGGGCTCTCGCCCCCCGTCTTGCGGAAGGCGTCGGCGAGCGCCAGCGTCCACGCCTCGGCGGCCGCCTTGGACGCGGAGTAGGCGGCGTTGCCCGCCGTGGGGTTGCTCGCTCCGGCGGCGCTGATCAGGAGGAAGCGGCCGTTGCCGCTGCGTTCCAGGGCGCCCTGGAAGGCGAGAGACGTGTGCTGCACGGTGCGGATCAGCAAATCGTGCAGCACGTCCCAGTCGCCGAGGTCGGTCTCGGCGAAGTGCGCGGAGCCGCGCCAGCCGCCGACGAGGTGCACCAGGCCGTCGATGCGGCCGAACTCCTTCTCGGTGCGGGCCACCCACTCGCGGGTGGCGGCCAGGTCGAGCAGGTCGACGGTGTCGCCGGTGACGGTGGCGCCGCCGTGCGCGAACCTCGCCGCGTCGACGGCCTGCGCCAGCCGCTCCGCGTCGGCGTCGGCGGCCACCACCGTGGCACCCGCCTCGGCAAGCCGCAGCAGGGCCGCCTGGCCCGCGGGGCCGGCCGCGCCGGCGACGGCAACGACCGCGCCGTCCAGGCCGCCGTCACCGCCGGTGGTCCCGCCGTCGGTCCTGGTACTGGTCATGCTGATCGCCTCTCTGCGCTGTGCCCTCGCGGGCCCGACTCCGGCCTGCCGCCCGTGGTCCGTCGTCCCACCGCTCACGCGGCGAGGGCGGCGGACTCGGCGGTGATGCCCTTGGTCGATGCGATCACACCGCGGAGCTTCTTGCGAAGGGCCTCGTAGAACATGCTCAGCGGGAACTCGTCGGGAAGCACGTCGTCGACGAGCTTGCGCGGGGGGAGGTCGAGGTCCAGCGCGTCCGGGCCCTTGGCCCAGGTCGAGCCGGGGTGCGGGGCGAGGTAGGTGGAGACCAGCTCGTAGGCCTTGAACCAGTGCACCAGCTTGGGGCGGTCGATGCCCTCGCGGTAGAGGGTCTCGATCTCCTCGCGGAGGGCGACGGTCACCTCGCGGGCGCGGTCCCAGTCGACGGTGAGCTTGTTGTCCGTCCAGCGCAGCGCGTCGTGCTTGTGGAGGTAGGCGAAGAGGAGCTGGCCGCCCAGGCCGTCGTAGTTGCGGTTGCGCTCGCCGGTGACGGGGAAGCGGAAGAGGCGGTCGAGCAGCATGGCGTACTGCACGTCGCGGCCCTGCGGGACGCCGTCGGCCTCGAGCTTGACGCCCTCGCCGAAGGCGGTCAGGTCGCAGCGCAGCTCCTCCAGGCCATACATCCAGAACGGCTGGCGCTGCTTGATCATGAACGGGTCGAACGGCAGGTCGCCGTGGCTGTGCGTGCGGTCGTGGACCATGTCCCACAGCACGAACGCCTGCTGGGCACGCTCCTGGTCGGTGAGGAGGCCCTTGGCGTCCTGCGGCAGCTCCAGGCTGGTGACCTCGCAGGCGGCGTCGATCACGCGGCGGAAGCGGGCGGCCTCGCGGTCGCAGAAGATGCCGCCCCAGGTGAAGCGGTCCGGGGCCTCGCGCACGGCGATGGTCTCCGGGAAGAGCACCGCGGAGTTGGTGTCGTAGCCGGCTGTGAAGTCCTCGAACGCGATGCCGCAGAACAGCGGGTTGTCGTACCGGGTGCGCTCCAGCTCGGCCAGCCAGTCGGGCCACACCATGCGCAGGACGACGGCCTCGAGGTTGCGGTCGGGGTTGCCGTTCTGGGTGTACATCGGGAAGAGGACCAGGTGCTGGAGGCCGTCGGCGCGCTGCCGGGCGGGCTGGAAGGCGAGCAGCGAGTCCAGGAAGTCGGGCACGCCGAAGCCGTCCGCGGCCCACCGGCGCAGGTCGGCGACCAGGGCCTCCAGGTAGGCGGCGTCGTGCGAAACCAGCGGCGCCAGCTCCTGGACGGCGGTCACGACGCGCTCCAGCCCGGCTTCGACCTCGGCGCGGGTCGGGGCGTCCTCGGCCGCGAAGTCGATCGAGCCGTCCTTGGACTGGGCGGGCCGCAGCGCTTCGACGGCCTGCTTGAGCACGGGCCAGGCGGGGTGATCCACCACCCGGTCCGTGGACACGGCGGGGCCGTCCACGCTGCTGGGCGAAAGAATTTCCGTCATGACCGGACCTCCACGGGAGAAAATCGCGTACGACCACGGTATCGGGAGAACGTCACCCCCTCAAGTGGCGATCGCGGAAATTCTTCTGCCTGGCCCCCCTCATACCGCTGTTCTTCCTGTCGGTGTCGTCCGTTCGGGTGGACAGGGTGGAGGCCCCGAACTTCCCTCCACGGCCGCTAGTCTGAGGCGGCACACCGCCGTCGGCCACCGCAGGAAAGCGAGAGCGTTCACGTGTCCATGCTCACAGTCGGCCACCGCGGCCTGATGGGTGTCGAGCCCGAGAACACCCTGCGGTCCTTCCGCCGCGCCGACCGCGAGGGGGTGGACGTGATCGAACTCGACCTCCACCTGAGCAGCGACGGCGCGCTGGTCGTGATGCACGACGCGGAGGTGGACCGGACCACCGACGGCACCGGGCCGGTCTCCGGCTTCACGTTGACCGAGCTGCGCGAGCTGGACGCCGGCCGGGGCGAGCGCGTCCCGGTGTTCGAGGAGGTCGTGGCGGCCGTGAAG encodes the following:
- a CDS encoding low specificity L-threonine aldolase, with product MTAPARAATDAKRHHDPAVRGFASDNYAGAHPEILAALALANEGHQTAYGGDAYTAHLQQLMRSHFGPYAETFPVFNGTGANVVALQALTDRWGAVICADTAHIHVDECGAPERVGGLKLLTVPTEDGKLTPELIDREAFGWDDEHRAMPQVVSLAQNTELGTLYTPDEIRAVCDHAHERGMKVHLDGARIANAAAALDVPMRAFTYAAGVDVLSFGGTKNGMLFGEAVVVLNPDAVRAMKHLRKLSMQLASKMRFVSVQLEALLAKDLWLRNARHANTMAQRLAAGVRAVPGVEILYAVEANAVFARLPHDVSERLQKRFRFYFWDETAGDVRWMCSFDTTPDDVDSFVDALREEMAASR
- a CDS encoding SDR family NAD(P)-dependent oxidoreductase, yielding MTSTRTDGGTTGGDGGLDGAVVAVAGAAGPAGQAALLRLAEAGATVVAADADAERLAQAVDAARFAHGGATVTGDTVDLLDLAATREWVARTEKEFGRIDGLVHLVGGWRGSAHFAETDLGDWDVLHDLLIRTVQHTSLAFQGALERSGNGRFLLISAAGASNPTAGNAAYSASKAAAEAWTLALADAFRKTGGESPPPAAAAILVVKALVNDQMRKERPNAKFKTFTDVRDLADAIAGTWNQPTEEVNGQRLWLTPQP
- a CDS encoding DUF6421 family protein, which gives rise to MTEILSPSSVDGPAVSTDRVVDHPAWPVLKQAVEALRPAQSKDGSIDFAAEDAPTRAEVEAGLERVVTAVQELAPLVSHDAAYLEALVADLRRWAADGFGVPDFLDSLLAFQPARQRADGLQHLVLFPMYTQNGNPDRNLEAVVLRMVWPDWLAELERTRYDNPLFCGIAFEDFTAGYDTNSAVLFPETIAVREAPDRFTWGGIFCDREAARFRRVIDAACEVTSLELPQDAKGLLTDQERAQQAFVLWDMVHDRTHSHGDLPFDPFMIKQRQPFWMYGLEELRCDLTAFGEGVKLEADGVPQGRDVQYAMLLDRLFRFPVTGERNRNYDGLGGQLLFAYLHKHDALRWTDNKLTVDWDRAREVTVALREEIETLYREGIDRPKLVHWFKAYELVSTYLAPHPGSTWAKGPDALDLDLPPRKLVDDVLPDEFPLSMFYEALRKKLRGVIASTKGITAESAALAA